Proteins encoded in a region of the Falsibacillus albus genome:
- a CDS encoding chloramphenicol phosphotransferase CPT family protein — MADIIILNGGSSSGKTTLAKCLQNTLPTPWLRFSIDDLVDAMPDAMFSSNSGIQFGEDGSVSPGTEFRTLETAWMQGIGEMARRGASVIVDDVFLRGVESCNRWKANLEGLQVLWVGVYCDPVVASARERERGDRNEGMAASQATIVHEGMHYDLKVDTTKASTEECVRMIIEKIIL; from the coding sequence ATGGCGGACATCATTATTCTCAATGGCGGATCAAGCTCTGGGAAAACGACGCTCGCAAAATGTCTTCAAAATACATTGCCAACGCCATGGCTAAGGTTCAGCATCGACGATTTGGTAGACGCGATGCCTGATGCAATGTTTTCATCAAACAGCGGCATACAATTCGGCGAAGATGGATCAGTTAGTCCAGGAACAGAATTTCGCACATTGGAAACTGCATGGATGCAAGGAATCGGTGAGATGGCCAGAAGGGGGGCCAGTGTCATTGTTGACGATGTCTTCCTTAGAGGAGTCGAAAGCTGCAACCGCTGGAAAGCCAACTTGGAAGGGCTGCAGGTACTGTGGGTCGGTGTCTACTGTGATCCCGTCGTGGCATCCGCCCGTGAACGCGAACGCGGAGACCGCAATGAAGGAATGGCCGCATCACAAGCCACTATCGTTCATGAGGGTATGCACTATGACTTGAAAGTCGATACAACCAAGGCATCGACAGAAGAATGTGTACGGATGATAATAGAAAAAATCATTTTGTGA